In Vanessa atalanta chromosome 17, ilVanAtal1.2, whole genome shotgun sequence, one DNA window encodes the following:
- the LOC125070318 gene encoding putative phosphatidate phosphatase has protein sequence MAVDKMIWKIILDILVLACVGVPLLVLHLLAEPYHRGYFADDESLKLPYKEQTISEAVLAGVGFALIVVTVILIEIVRDKQGKGVGEKFLSGSLISGWLWESYTAIGVFAFGAACQQMTVNSAKYVIGRLRPHFFDVCKPYTSNLNNSGYIQDFSCANTNAAQLKDMRLSFPSAHSSFAMYTAIFFIFYVQVKGRWRGSKLLRHGVQFAVLIAAWYVGLSRVVDHMHHWSDVAVGFAVGALYGVIVFVYILKPKKYGLPGTWEITQPEILPRPVLSR, from the exons TGGGGGTACCATTGCTGGTCTTGCATCTATTAGCTGAACCGTACCACCGCGGTTACTTCGCCGACGATGAGAGCCTGAAGTTACCTTATAAAGAGCAAACGATATCCGAAGCTGTCCTAGCGGGAGTCGGATTCGCTTTAATTGTAGTTACG GTTATATTAATCGAAATAGTTCGTGACAAACAAGGAAAAGGCGTTGGGGAGAAGTTCCTCTCTGGCTCATTGATATCAGGTTGGCTGTGGGAAAGTTATACGGCCATTGGCGTGTTTGCTTTCGGCGCGGCGTGCCAACAGATGACCGTAAACTCAGCCAAATACGTCATTGGAAGACTAAGACCTCACTTCTTTGAT gtgTGCAAGCCATACACATCAAACTTGAATAACTCTGGTTACATCCAAGACTTCAGTTGCGCGAACACGAACGCAGCTCAGCTGAAAGACATGAGGCTATCGTTCCCCAGCGCTCATTCAAGCTTCGCGATGTATACCGCTATTTTCTTCATC TTCTACGTACAAGTTAAAGGCAGATGGCGGGGATCGAAGCTGTTAAGGCACGGGGTACAATTCGCTGTACTGATTGCTGCGTGGTACGTTGGACTGTCGCGGGTGGTAGACCACATGCACCACTGGAGCGATGTTGCTGTTGGCTTCGCTGTTGGTGCTCTGTACGGAGTTATTGTG tttgtatatatattgaaaccTAAGAAGTACGGACTTCCCGGTACTTGGGAGATCACTCAACCTGAAATCCTACCGAGACCGGTGCTTTCTCGGTGA